Part of the bacterium genome, AGCGGCCAAAAGACCTAAAAACCCAACCAAAAAAAGCCAGCTGATTTGCATAAACAGAAATTAGTTTTCTAGAGTCTATATTTTTATAAAACACTAAAACCAAAAAGGCAAGTAAAAAAATTTCTATTTTTTAGGTCAAAATCAGGAAAGTATATTTTGATAAACCAAAAGTGTTCTTTTAGCAGTCTTTTCCCAGTTGTATCTTTTAACCCACTTTCGCCCTCTTAATCTCAAAATATCCCTTAATTTCTGATTTTTTAAAGCGCTGTATATTTTAACCGCCATATCCCTAATATCATAAGGGTCAAAAAAGACAGCGCTCTCGTCTAAAACTTCACGTAAACAAGAAATAAAAGAGGCGGCAACTACACCGCCACAGGCAATTGCCTCCAGAGGAGGAAAGCCAAAACCCTCAGCCAAAGAAGGCATAACCAAAAGAGAAGAAGCTGAATAAACAGCCGGGAGCATCTCTTCTTCAACAAAGCCTAAAAATCTAACCTCTTTTTCCAAACCTAAGTCTTTCACCTTTTTTGGCACTTCTGGATAACGAGGGTCTTTAGCACCAATTAAAACCAGCTTTTCTTCTATACGGTATTCACGTTTGAGTATAGAAAAAGCTTCAAAAAGGCGGAGCAAATTTTTATGCGGGCGCCACTGACCAGCATAAAGAATAAAAGGGTCAAAAAGATTGTATTTCTTTCTAAACTTAGCGATTTGATCTTTGCTTTGCGGCCTGAATTTAGACTCAATACCTTCGTAAACTACTGAAATTTTCCCAGAAGGAGCTTTTAATATCCTTTCCATATCTTTAGCAGTAGCCTGCGAAATGGCAATAATATGATCTGACCTTTTGGCAATCTGGCTAAGCTGAAAGCAATAAGCCCAACGTCTGATTGAACTGTGGTTTTTGTCAACAAATTTAGAAATAGTCAAATCATGAATAGTCACCACAAAAGGTTTGGGAGAAAAAATCGGGGCATTAAAATGAGTAAAATGGATAAGATCAGGATTCTGGGCACGTAAAATATAAGTAAAATCAAGCTGCTCTTTAAAAGAGTAATGAGGAATATCAACCCAAACAGGATTGGCTCTGACTAAATCATAAGGAATATTTTTTTTAAGCTGAGAGTTGAATATAGGCCTGATAACAATTTCTGACTGCAAAGGCAAAAGGGCTAAGAGCAACTGCTCAGCATAACGCCCCAAAGCTGAACCAGAACCGACAAATCTCGCATCAACAAGAACCTTTTTAGCCATAAGAAGATTTCACCCAATTTATAGTTCTTTCCAAGCCGTCTTTGAAATTAACTTTAGGTTTAAAACCAAGCTTCTTTTTGGCTAAAGAGAC contains:
- a CDS encoding glycosyltransferase family 4 protein, whose protein sequence is MAKKVLVDARFVGSGSALGRYAEQLLLALLPLQSEIVIRPIFNSQLKKNIPYDLVRANPVWVDIPHYSFKEQLDFTYILRAQNPDLIHFTHFNAPIFSPKPFVVTIHDLTISKFVDKNHSSIRRWAYCFQLSQIAKRSDHIIAISQATAKDMERILKAPSGKISVVYEGIESKFRPQSKDQIAKFRKKYNLFDPFILYAGQWRPHKNLLRLFEAFSILKREYRIEEKLVLIGAKDPRYPEVPKKVKDLGLEKEVRFLGFVEEEMLPAVYSASSLLVMPSLAEGFGFPPLEAIACGGVVAASFISCLREVLDESAVFFDPYDIRDMAVKIYSALKNQKLRDILRLRGRKWVKRYNWEKTAKRTLLVYQNILS